The DNA segment TTCAACAAACAAAGCCGTGTCACAGTCATCGTCAACAACCTGTTCAACCGCATCAAGCATGATCCTTCGGAAGGCTGGCCGTACTACCCCGTGGGCAGCTACAGCCCTCATGGGCGGACCGCATGGCTTGAGGTGAACTACCACTTCATTTGATACAACCACATATCTGCCAGCCCACGCCAACTCGTGGACTGGCTTCCTCCAGCGAGCGACGGCCATATACCGTTTCCAGTTTGCCTCTCCGCCATCTGCCGTCTAAGCTCAAACTGCTGTCAAAAGGGAGCGCTGCCCAGCCTTAAAACCTGATTAAGATCTGTCGTGAGCGGCCGCCAGCGGGGTGAAGCGCAGCGCAAAAATCGGAATGTATGGGTGATACATGAGGATTTTGAGCAGCACATGAACCTGATCGCGGTCGTACAATGACACATTGAACAGGTTCTAACAGGCAAAGGGGTGGCGACTAATTCACTCAAAGGTTCGACCTGTTCGATTGAGGAATAATGATGAAATCCTTCCCGCTGTTGTTTGCCCTGATTACCGCCCCCGCCTTTGCAGAAAACCTGGTGATCACCACTGAAGACTACCCACCGTTCAATATGACGGTCTCTGGCAAGATCTCCGGCATTTCGACTGAAACTGTCGAGGAAATGGCCAAACGGGCTGGTGTGGGTATCGCCATTTCGCTTTACCCGTGGGAGCGGGCCTACAATATGGCCCAGCAGGATGGCAAAACCTGCGTTTACTCCACCACCCGTACGACACAGCGCGAATCCTTGTTCAAGTGGGTTGGCCCACTGGTGAACAACAACTGGGTGCTGTATGCAAAGGCAGATGCCAAAGCAGTTGGCAAACTGGAAGATACCAAGGCCGCCAAGATTGGTGGCTATCGTGGTGATGCCATTGCCAACTTCTTGAAAGAAGGCGGGTATAAAGTTGAAGAAACCAACAATGACAGCCAGAACCCTGAAAAGCTATTGGCCGGCCGCATCGACTATTGGGCCACAGGAGAACAACTGGGCGCCCACTTGGCCAAACAGAAGGGCATCACCGGCATCAAGCCGGTCTTGACCTTCAAGGAGACTCAAATGTATCTGGCTTGCAACAAAGGTGTGCCCGATGCCGTTGTCACCAAACTCAATGACGCACTGAAAGCCATGGTCAGTGACG comes from the Chitinivorax sp. B genome and includes:
- a CDS encoding transporter substrate-binding domain-containing protein, translating into MMKSFPLLFALITAPAFAENLVITTEDYPPFNMTVSGKISGISTETVEEMAKRAGVGIAISLYPWERAYNMAQQDGKTCVYSTTRTTQRESLFKWVGPLVNNNWVLYAKADAKAVGKLEDTKAAKIGGYRGDAIANFLKEGGYKVEETNNDSQNPEKLLAGRIDYWATGEQLGAHLAKQKGITGIKPVLTFKETQMYLACNKGVPDAVVTKLNDALKAMVSDGTVAKIGKKYQ